A region from the Brassica napus cultivar Da-Ae unplaced genomic scaffold, Da-Ae ScsIHWf_1388;HRSCAF=1968, whole genome shotgun sequence genome encodes:
- the LOC106382764 gene encoding ferritin-3, chloroplastic isoform X1: MSRSIKLLFNLFCVVFQGLKCGRKRPRKMLMDQQEKRGGRVQLKPMVMPQSKFDYADKGDVVYAMELALSLEKLVNAKLLYVFFKDGFLI; this comes from the exons ATGAGCAGGTCAATTAAGCTTCTTTTTAACCTTTTTTGTGTT GTTTTTCAAGGACTCAAGTGTGGAAGAAAGAGACCACGCAAGATGTTGATGGA TCAGCAGGAAAAACGTGGTGGGAGGGTTCAGCTAAAGCCCATGGTGATGCCTCAGTCTAAGTTTGATTACGCTGACAAAGGAGATGTTGTCTATG CCATGGAGTTGGCTCTATCATTGGAGAAACTGGTCAATGCGAAGCTCCTATACGTTTTCTTCAAAGATGGGTTCCTAATATAA
- the LOC106382764 gene encoding ferritin-3, chloroplastic isoform X2 → MYSLECEAAVNEQVFQGLKCGRKRPRKMLMDQQEKRGGRVQLKPMVMPQSKFDYADKGDVVYAMELALSLEKLVNAKLLYVFFKDGFLI, encoded by the exons ATGTACTCCCTTGAATGTGAAGCCGCAGTGAATGAGCAG GTTTTTCAAGGACTCAAGTGTGGAAGAAAGAGACCACGCAAGATGTTGATGGA TCAGCAGGAAAAACGTGGTGGGAGGGTTCAGCTAAAGCCCATGGTGATGCCTCAGTCTAAGTTTGATTACGCTGACAAAGGAGATGTTGTCTATG CCATGGAGTTGGCTCTATCATTGGAGAAACTGGTCAATGCGAAGCTCCTATACGTTTTCTTCAAAGATGGGTTCCTAATATAA